From Bacteroidota bacterium, one genomic window encodes:
- a CDS encoding WG repeat-containing protein: MLTTFSPAQALHRAQNAAHCSYGLKNDKEEWVLQPNYASIDYSSSKLGVTGWWIISGDGIKYGLADDEGKIIFQPLFNNVILEFNPAQKNIFDPPPPPYINADSTISVSKVSEISNQANRMNIYYEGEEHVGLADSSGKILCPPRYAYMQFENEKSNYASILVKDLKTGNSLSGYMDKHGNEAVKPEWKIISPEGKKGVWVSNGIKTGFVNWNGKFHSEEIVYAGSSDLYFGDFTNYSTERIFIGYWKNRIGLMDGNGKIVFRPMIDSLGQWLPANICIYKSNGKYGIVNTRGKIMIDGCDSIQPFTQMPMDDYYFYADPVSWKNVLCFVNGKCGAFNDSAGLVVKIDFVNGGWIDDAHGFFWGEKNGKVIFAKINGKKTICTSPGNMLASLKSYDLDIFNFPMRVSGPQGMLLIDENGNILQRWNFSLGDRVDNASYFRISSATGVGIFDGDNDFLVAPPIFMRSGSGGSGEETSDAFYVETYSGNFGEYSASGKLIIDTGYVSLSDDDYPSFVHVGQRTDHNWDLIDSTGKIIAQSEEEILRVPETRRVIITIDQQEKIFDLDSNKIVCEGNYTRLIPLHDEFYIVYDEDAGKQGLMNNVGEMILPMEYNEIIGPFDGIFRVSNDLGDGVIDQDGNFIIPISDKSWALLPQNMDTIFDFHIFDTGDHENNIDFADDKFASLNDIDWKKCKDGMCEAANYHAAKNRLIDWLVQGDKTDDHFENNFYFAPVNLEEPEEYYDDEEIWVIDETASVKEVTAFSFTITDYVTADEGAGEDKFDCTNYRIYNGNLDTLKLQDIFDVGKNYAALNDSIHARAYMDNSDMDNSDKEIMFNCSNPDVLLPDYFIIGNKGITFIYVNQNEESQNDHLIDNLVYAGFTWNELAPYLNKNFASIVAKDRTER; the protein is encoded by the coding sequence TTGCTAACTACTTTTTCACCCGCACAGGCGCTTCACCGCGCGCAGAACGCAGCGCATTGTTCTTATGGATTGAAAAACGATAAGGAAGAATGGGTTTTGCAGCCAAACTATGCCAGCATCGATTACAGCAGCAGTAAACTCGGCGTTACCGGCTGGTGGATCATTTCGGGCGATGGAATAAAATATGGCCTTGCCGATGATGAAGGAAAAATTATTTTCCAGCCGTTGTTTAATAATGTAATACTTGAATTTAATCCTGCTCAGAAAAATATTTTTGATCCGCCGCCGCCGCCCTACATTAATGCAGACAGCACTATCAGCGTGAGTAAAGTGTCGGAAATTTCGAACCAGGCAAACAGAATGAATATTTATTACGAAGGAGAAGAACACGTGGGATTGGCCGATTCTTCCGGAAAAATTCTCTGCCCTCCGCGTTATGCCTATATGCAATTTGAAAATGAGAAAAGTAATTACGCGAGTATCCTTGTTAAGGATTTGAAAACAGGGAATTCCCTCAGCGGTTACATGGACAAGCACGGAAATGAAGCAGTAAAGCCCGAATGGAAAATAATTTCTCCTGAAGGAAAAAAAGGTGTTTGGGTGAGCAACGGAATAAAAACCGGTTTTGTAAACTGGAATGGAAAATTCCACAGCGAAGAAATAGTTTACGCCGGATCCAGCGATTTATACTTCGGCGACTTTACAAATTACAGTACGGAAAGAATTTTCATCGGCTACTGGAAGAACAGGATAGGACTGATGGATGGAAACGGAAAAATAGTTTTTCGCCCCATGATCGATTCACTCGGGCAATGGCTCCCTGCGAACATTTGTATTTACAAGTCGAATGGAAAATACGGCATCGTGAACACGCGCGGAAAAATAATGATCGATGGTTGTGATAGCATACAACCCTTCACGCAGATGCCGATGGACGATTATTATTTTTATGCCGATCCGGTGTCATGGAAGAATGTATTGTGTTTTGTAAATGGAAAGTGCGGTGCGTTCAATGATTCGGCCGGCCTTGTCGTGAAAATAGATTTTGTGAATGGAGGATGGATCGATGACGCGCACGGATTTTTCTGGGGCGAGAAAAACGGCAAAGTGATTTTCGCAAAAATAAACGGGAAGAAAACGATCTGCACTTCACCGGGGAATATGCTCGCATCACTTAAAAGTTATGACCTGGATATTTTTAATTTCCCCATGCGCGTGAGCGGCCCGCAAGGCATGTTGCTTATTGATGAGAATGGAAATATTCTTCAGCGATGGAATTTTTCATTGGGAGATAGGGTGGACAATGCCTCTTATTTCCGCATCAGCTCCGCCACCGGTGTTGGAATTTTTGATGGCGATAATGATTTTCTCGTTGCTCCGCCAATCTTTATGCGATCGGGTTCCGGTGGAAGCGGCGAGGAAACTTCAGATGCCTTTTACGTGGAAACTTACAGTGGAAATTTCGGGGAATATTCCGCATCCGGAAAACTGATCATCGATACGGGTTACGTTTCGTTGAGTGATGACGATTATCCTTCGTTCGTGCACGTGGGCCAGCGCACCGATCACAACTGGGATCTGATCGACAGCACTGGAAAAATTATTGCGCAAAGTGAAGAAGAAATTCTTCGTGTTCCGGAAACGCGCCGCGTGATCATTACCATTGATCAGCAGGAAAAAATATTTGATCTTGATTCGAACAAAATAGTTTGTGAAGGAAATTACACACGCTTAATTCCACTGCATGATGAATTTTACATTGTGTATGATGAAGACGCGGGCAAGCAGGGATTGATGAACAACGTGGGTGAAATGATCCTGCCCATGGAATACAACGAGATCATTGGTCCGTTCGATGGAATTTTCCGCGTGAGTAACGATCTCGGTGACGGCGTTATTGACCAGGATGGAAATTTTATCATTCCTATAAGTGATAAGAGCTGGGCTTTGCTGCCGCAGAATATGGATACGATTTTCGATTTTCACATTTTCGATACCGGCGATCACGAAAACAATATTGATTTTGCTGACGATAAATTTGCTTCGCTTAATGATATTGATTGGAAAAAATGCAAAGACGGAATGTGTGAAGCGGCGAATTATCACGCAGCTAAAAATCGATTGATCGACTGGTTAGTGCAGGGCGATAAAACCGATGATCATTTTGAGAATAATTTTTATTTCGCCCCGGTGAATCTCGAAGAGCCGGAAGAATATTATGATGACGAGGAGATATGGGTGATAGACGAAACTGCTTCAGTAAAAGAGGTGACTGCTTTTTCATTTACGATAACGGATTACGTCACCGCCGATGAAGGCGCCGGAGAAGATAAATTCGATTGCACCAATTACAGGATTTACAATGGAAATCTCGATACGCTGAAACTGCAGGATATTTTTGACGTGGGAAAAAATTATGCGGCACTCAACGATTCCATTCACGCCCGCGCCTATATGGATAATTCCGACATGGATAATTCCGATAAAGAGATCATGTTCAACTGCAGCAACCCGGATGTACTATTACCCGATTATTTTATCATTGGCAACAAGGGCATCACTTTCATTTATGTAAACCAGAATGAAGAATCACAAAACGATCACCTCATTGATAATCTTGTTTACGCCGGTTTTACCTGGAATGAACTTGCGCCTTACCTGAATAAAAATTTTGCTTCCATCGTGGCAAAAGATAGAACTGAGAGATGA
- a CDS encoding carboxymuconolactone decarboxylase family protein has product MTFIQTGIPQAGIVELLFYKGPTGKALSKLAHTILRGPSSLSPGERELIASYVSYLNQCEFCHRSHTAAANELIGDTGKIASCIRENIDTAPVSEKMKCLLRIAGKVQKSGKEVTEELIDAAKKAGATEEELHDTVLVAAAFCMYNRYVDGLRTSLPENTDDYIDAGKRLAKKGYKYPPSFLLWMVRRILRKDPPQLKERPQNNSF; this is encoded by the coding sequence ATGACTTTTATTCAGACAGGGATTCCACAAGCGGGAATTGTTGAACTTTTATTTTACAAGGGCCCAACCGGGAAAGCGCTTTCCAAACTGGCACATACTATTCTCCGCGGCCCTTCTTCACTTTCTCCCGGCGAACGGGAACTCATTGCTTCTTATGTTTCTTATCTCAATCAATGTGAATTCTGTCATCGGTCACATACTGCTGCAGCCAATGAACTCATTGGTGATACGGGCAAAATTGCTTCCTGCATTCGTGAGAATATCGACACTGCTCCTGTTTCAGAAAAAATGAAATGCCTTCTGCGGATTGCAGGAAAAGTGCAGAAGAGCGGGAAAGAAGTCACGGAAGAACTTATTGACGCTGCGAAAAAAGCCGGCGCCACAGAAGAAGAATTGCACGATACTGTTCTTGTTGCCGCGGCCTTCTGCATGTACAACCGTTATGTTGACGGGCTGCGTACTTCTCTTCCTGAAAACACCGATGATTACATTGACGCCGGGAAACGCCTTGCAAAAAAAGGATATAAATATCCTCCTTCATTCCTGCTCTGGATGGTGCGCCGCATCCTGCGAAAAGATCCTCCGCAATTGAAGGAACGGCCGCAGAATAATTCATTCTGA
- a CDS encoding DUF5615 family PIN-like protein → MLLLLDENLPKKLKNDFPGHEVFSIKEHGWNGLKNGILMQKLIENKFSALITFDKNLQHQQNFKKYPITVFVLSARINKYSVLTKLSPQILDHLSRPLLPGPVEIK, encoded by the coding sequence ATGCTTCTGTTGCTTGACGAAAATCTTCCAAAGAAACTCAAGAATGATTTTCCAGGTCATGAAGTTTTTTCGATAAAAGAACACGGGTGGAACGGTTTGAAAAATGGCATTCTCATGCAAAAACTTATTGAAAACAAATTCTCAGCTTTAATCACCTTCGATAAGAATCTTCAGCACCAACAAAATTTCAAGAAGTATCCAATTACTGTATTTGTTCTTAGCGCACGAATCAATAAGTATTCTGTACTAACGAAATTGTCTCCTCAAATTCTCGACCATCTTAGTCGACCTTTATTGCCTGGCCCGGTTGAAATAAAATAA
- a CDS encoding M48 family metalloprotease, which produces MKRLSQIASVLCFPVLLFAQHPNMDNYKPARSNGPLPKDFLTSTAEKYEQDIQKISTDDQKEQKAEQQFYLQNNYSIDQLRFSGTVLVNDTLGMYVNRVADSLLLKQDPELRKKITFYVLRSSAVNAFTTDQGVIFVTVGLLTRLQNEAELAYVLAHEIIHFKRHHVLQGYQEGVKAQNGIGKYEETTFENRYLKRHRYARSQESQADEEGFELLVNSNYDPHAAIAAFDILALADAPFSDTSFSKNFFETYYLLFPSRFQVDTVKAIKPQDEDEDDDLATHPSVYKRRKAIVKKFSKLDPKDTTGVYFLVSSEMFYKIKEMARFEECDEHISDGEWTQSIYADYVDQKSYPDNHYLTREMVRALYAEVIEKNRAYDFSDLAALFQAWFSMSAEDDKVIGEQGRLTAFVNKTDATGWNVMVLDYAWQAHLKYPDDKDIYTWCQGIARELAVKNDIRFKDFAKTDSLFIALGDNAKKDTALAKKIKTDTPTERYRVALDHMDKDSIQHFHYWQFAFLNEMKDSGFVQLYRWASNYADSLVIADSLYDEKSGRAQSKLEKEREERFTAPQGISKIIAVNPIFVAYSDKDENSDVDVMKSLEGKADLLKEMQSSADKCGMQIEFLDGNGLDSTSVGKLNDLLVASEWFEQRDQYGDNQILPYPMEDMHAIAQKYGTNYFMWSAYYTYRQKRGGYVVRALELVALPLLPHTVYRLITPREDVYYYSIVYDVSTGKPVFVQKTQMTNQKATKDRMKLHVFDLIRQLSKPKKEDKK; this is translated from the coding sequence ATGAAACGACTCTCTCAAATTGCGTCCGTTCTTTGTTTTCCGGTTCTCCTGTTCGCACAACATCCGAACATGGATAATTACAAACCGGCGAGATCCAACGGGCCGCTCCCGAAAGATTTTCTCACTTCCACTGCAGAAAAGTACGAGCAGGATATACAGAAGATCAGCACCGACGACCAGAAAGAACAGAAGGCGGAACAACAATTCTATCTTCAGAATAATTATTCCATTGATCAGCTTCGTTTCAGCGGAACGGTGCTGGTGAATGATACGCTCGGTATGTATGTGAACCGCGTTGCCGATTCTCTTTTGCTCAAGCAGGATCCGGAACTGAGAAAGAAAATTACGTTTTATGTTTTACGTTCTTCAGCAGTGAATGCGTTCACCACCGACCAGGGCGTGATCTTTGTCACCGTTGGATTGCTCACGCGTTTGCAGAATGAGGCGGAACTCGCGTATGTGCTCGCGCACGAAATAATCCACTTCAAACGGCATCACGTTTTGCAGGGATATCAGGAAGGAGTAAAAGCGCAGAACGGTATCGGGAAATACGAAGAAACTACTTTTGAAAATCGTTATCTCAAGCGCCACCGTTACGCGCGCAGCCAGGAATCGCAGGCGGACGAAGAAGGATTTGAATTACTCGTGAATTCAAATTACGATCCGCATGCTGCTATTGCTGCTTTCGATATTCTCGCTCTTGCCGATGCGCCTTTCAGCGATACTTCTTTTTCTAAAAATTTTTTCGAAACATATTATCTTCTTTTTCCTTCGAGATTTCAGGTCGACACGGTGAAGGCGATCAAACCGCAGGACGAAGATGAAGATGATGATCTGGCGACTCACCCGAGCGTTTACAAAAGAAGAAAAGCAATCGTGAAAAAATTTTCCAAGCTGGATCCGAAGGACACAACAGGCGTTTACTTCCTGGTTTCTTCCGAAATGTTTTACAAAATAAAAGAGATGGCGCGCTTCGAAGAATGTGATGAACATATTTCGGACGGTGAATGGACGCAATCCATTTATGCTGATTACGTGGATCAGAAAAGTTATCCCGACAATCATTACCTCACGCGCGAAATGGTGCGTGCGCTCTACGCGGAAGTCATTGAGAAAAATCGTGCTTACGATTTCAGCGATCTCGCTGCTTTATTCCAGGCATGGTTCAGCATGTCGGCAGAAGATGATAAAGTAATTGGTGAACAGGGACGGCTCACTGCATTCGTGAATAAAACAGATGCGACGGGATGGAATGTGATGGTGCTCGACTATGCGTGGCAGGCACATCTCAAATATCCTGATGACAAAGATATTTACACCTGGTGCCAGGGAATTGCACGTGAACTCGCGGTGAAGAATGATATCCGCTTCAAGGATTTTGCAAAAACAGACAGCTTGTTCATTGCGCTTGGCGATAATGCAAAAAAAGATACAGCGCTTGCAAAAAAAATAAAAACAGATACGCCTACAGAAAGATATCGTGTGGCGCTCGATCACATGGATAAAGATTCGATACAGCATTTTCATTACTGGCAATTTGCTTTTCTCAATGAAATGAAAGATTCCGGTTTTGTGCAGTTGTATCGCTGGGCAAGCAATTACGCCGACAGTCTTGTAATTGCCGATTCACTCTACGATGAAAAAAGCGGCAGGGCGCAAAGTAAATTAGAAAAAGAGCGGGAAGAAAGATTTACTGCGCCGCAGGGAATTTCCAAAATAATTGCAGTGAACCCGATCTTCGTTGCTTATTCCGATAAGGATGAGAATTCGGATGTGGATGTAATGAAATCGCTCGAAGGAAAAGCGGATCTGCTCAAAGAGATGCAGTCGAGCGCCGATAAATGCGGAATGCAAATAGAATTTCTCGATGGGAACGGACTCGATTCTACAAGCGTGGGAAAACTGAATGACCTGCTTGTTGCCAGCGAATGGTTCGAACAGCGCGACCAGTATGGCGACAACCAGATTCTTCCTTACCCGATGGAAGACATGCACGCCATTGCGCAAAAATACGGAACGAATTATTTTATGTGGTCGGCGTACTACACGTACAGGCAGAAGCGCGGCGGATACGTAGTGCGCGCGCTCGAACTTGTTGCGCTTCCATTATTGCCGCATACGGTTTATCGCCTGATCACGCCGCGCGAAGATGTTTATTATTATTCCATTGTGTACGATGTTTCCACCGGCAAACCGGTCTTCGTTCAGAAAACACAAATGACAAATCAAAAAGCAACGAAGGACCGGATGAAACTTCACGTGTTCGATCTCATCCGTCAATTATCAAAACCGAAGAAGGAGGATAAAAAATGA
- a CDS encoding SpoIIE family protein phosphatase: MKIGVKLTLTFFLVAMTTMVIIGVISFRKSKAALTKDTYNNLLAVRETKEDQLEDYFSQLDHQVHSYSDDPTVIAAARALSNGFNAIDSDLQMNDERMVPINKSLSDYYQHEFLPRLNKNLKKKATESEISNPLRNGRILQSEFIATNPQEADNKCKLADAGDGSSYSAAHKQYHNFFRNIQEHFGYHDVYLVDSKTGVIIYSVEKEIDFGTSLIDGPFKNTNLANVFKTANNSTALDTAFFADFKPYRPAFDEPNAFIATTIYDGSEKIGVLIFSMPLDEINDIMTNDRNWDEVGLGETGEGFIVGDDFKTRNQSRLLMQDSATFFSVMKEDSTPEDIIQTMRSFNTSIGMQTVHTTGVDSGLAGKDGLAVYDNYRHRKVFSSYGPIDVEGVHWMLSFEINQDEALENVYELRKQIILASSVFLLFIALISFILGRQITKPITLLTEDASELATGNFDVEIKIKRKDEIGILAVGFKKMQVTIRKMIEELRHINANLEQKVEERTEEINNAKAILEHKNKEILDSINYALRLQTAILPPVEKLNAILDDSFVLFKPKDIVSGDFYWMKKMEHHLLIAAVDCTGHGVPGALVSMVGSSALDRCVGEFHLAKPSDILDKLRELVIATFETKDHDVKDGMDIAMVSIRYNKEKTKATVEYSGANNPLWLKRKNSEEIEETKADKQPIGVFDFGKPFTNHTVEVHKGDCIYLFTDGYADQFGGPAGKKFRYKTLKNLLQNISNEPMSVQGKKLDEAFEQWRGELSQIDDVCVIGVRI; encoded by the coding sequence ATGAAGATCGGCGTCAAACTCACGCTCACATTTTTCCTGGTCGCAATGACTACGATGGTGATTATCGGTGTCATCTCCTTTCGCAAAAGTAAAGCTGCGCTTACCAAAGACACTTATAATAATCTTCTCGCTGTAAGAGAAACAAAAGAAGATCAGCTGGAAGATTATTTCAGCCAGTTGGATCACCAGGTGCATTCTTATTCTGACGATCCTACTGTAATTGCAGCTGCCCGCGCATTGAGCAACGGATTCAACGCGATCGATTCCGATCTGCAAATGAATGACGAGAGGATGGTGCCGATCAATAAGAGTCTCTCCGATTATTACCAGCACGAATTTCTTCCGCGACTGAACAAGAATCTGAAAAAGAAAGCTACCGAATCGGAAATTTCCAATCCACTCCGGAACGGCCGTATCCTTCAATCGGAATTCATCGCAACCAATCCGCAGGAAGCAGATAATAAATGCAAATTAGCCGATGCCGGAGATGGAAGTTCATATTCGGCAGCACATAAACAATATCACAACTTTTTCAGGAATATCCAGGAGCATTTCGGATACCACGATGTTTATCTTGTCGATAGTAAAACAGGTGTGATTATTTATTCTGTTGAGAAAGAGATCGACTTCGGAACTTCGCTCATCGACGGGCCTTTCAAAAACACAAACCTTGCGAATGTGTTCAAGACGGCAAATAATTCAACAGCCCTCGACACTGCTTTTTTTGCTGACTTCAAACCTTACCGTCCTGCTTTTGATGAACCAAATGCTTTCATCGCCACGACAATCTACGACGGATCAGAAAAGATAGGTGTTCTTATTTTCAGTATGCCTCTAGATGAGATCAACGATATAATGACCAACGACAGGAATTGGGATGAAGTGGGGCTCGGGGAAACAGGCGAAGGATTTATTGTCGGAGATGATTTTAAAACAAGAAATCAAAGCCGCTTGCTCATGCAGGACAGCGCGACATTTTTCAGCGTGATGAAAGAGGACAGCACTCCCGAAGATATTATTCAAACCATGCGCAGCTTCAACACTTCAATAGGAATGCAGACAGTACATACCACCGGTGTCGACAGCGGACTCGCGGGAAAAGACGGACTCGCCGTTTATGATAATTACCGTCACAGGAAAGTATTTTCTTCGTACGGGCCAATAGATGTGGAAGGGGTACACTGGATGCTTTCGTTCGAGATCAATCAGGATGAAGCACTGGAAAATGTTTATGAATTGAGAAAGCAGATCATCCTCGCATCTTCTGTCTTCCTCTTGTTCATCGCACTTATTTCTTTTATTTTAGGAAGACAGATCACCAAACCGATTACACTTCTTACAGAAGATGCGTCTGAATTAGCGACAGGAAATTTTGATGTCGAGATAAAGATCAAGCGCAAAGATGAGATCGGAATTCTCGCTGTAGGATTCAAAAAAATGCAGGTGACGATCAGGAAGATGATTGAAGAGTTACGTCACATCAACGCAAACCTCGAACAGAAAGTGGAAGAACGCACCGAAGAGATCAATAATGCAAAAGCAATTCTCGAGCACAAGAACAAAGAAATTCTCGACTCCATCAATTATGCCTTGCGTTTGCAGACCGCCATTCTTCCTCCGGTAGAAAAACTCAACGCGATCCTCGATGATTCGTTTGTGCTTTTCAAACCAAAAGATATTGTCTCCGGCGATTTTTACTGGATGAAAAAAATGGAACACCACTTGTTGATTGCCGCCGTAGATTGCACAGGCCATGGCGTGCCCGGCGCGCTCGTGAGCATGGTGGGCTCGAGTGCGCTCGACCGTTGCGTGGGAGAATTTCATCTTGCAAAACCTTCCGACATCCTCGACAAATTGCGCGAACTCGTTATTGCTACATTCGAAACGAAAGATCATGATGTGAAAGACGGGATGGACATTGCGATGGTGAGCATCCGTTACAACAAAGAAAAAACAAAAGCGACGGTGGAATATTCCGGTGCAAATAATCCGCTGTGGCTGAAACGAAAAAATTCTGAAGAGATAGAAGAAACAAAAGCGGATAAACAACCGATCGGTGTTTTTGATTTCGGAAAACCTTTTACCAATCACACGGTAGAAGTACACAAAGGAGATTGCATTTATCTTTTCACCGACGGCTATGCCGACCAGTTCGGCGGGCCGGCAGGAAAAAAATTCCGTTACAAAACTTTAAAAAACCTGTTGCAGAATATTTCAAACGAACCGATGAGTGTGCAGGGGAAAAAACTCGATGAAGCGTTTGAACAATGGAGAGGAGAACTCAGCCAGATCGATGATGTGTGCGTGATAGGAGTCAGAATTTAA
- a CDS encoding T9SS type A sorting domain-containing protein, with product MKKFLLFPFLFFSLHIFANSGGPDGYGYTWKDSNAPGGPSFNWWDITSTGTPVTGLGDDNFVGPIQVGFQFQYYWYTESKVWVGSNGYIEFGPGNLAANFDPIPTPTGVNNYIGGMINDMTFLGAGNPGRVYYKATVDSFCVEFFDVPNWDPNSPGYNLTSNNTFEIILSKADSTITVNFMTDVGSSYSNFTSGIENSIGNFGLQPLNWQPPNPNYTIRYYYPPTALSITDGGVDWNDADGDGGIFLANNGSPYSMFTQIANHGNQSLSPMNVNGKIKVPPSNIFVNTNTTSLALTPGQAQIINFPGTFSPTTTGTREFVTTISGIAGDTINVNDSIIQEVVVVDTTQVSVRLNYTNNNTDPIQGSISWAGGAGGVGVYIKPPTYPARILSTHFVCAFAPFSGTAFYAKIYADNGPNGSPGTLLDSVAVQGVNVSANAVTLVPVSNYIVLLSGGIYVNWDMANANCAIAQDLTPPFSRQTYETFQNIWSTYRDYQTSDFFIGADYQCSVPEDVGVSSIVNPLNNATFNQTNVSCYIKNYGTAPDNYNIQVNYKLNNNVSIVSQPYTGAVISPGDSVLFNFTTPLVAPYSGGDILYVWTSKTSDVNHSNDTAQVNVNLVGVEEHVKLEGLSVYPIPANEKINFRFDDGTDGASLITITDIEGKTVCTKEIVREMPGGIYTLDVSALKPGTYFYSVRTADTNGRGKFILTR from the coding sequence ATGAAAAAATTCCTGCTGTTTCCATTTTTGTTTTTCTCCCTTCACATTTTTGCAAATTCAGGCGGCCCCGACGGGTACGGCTACACATGGAAAGACAGCAATGCACCCGGTGGGCCTTCTTTCAACTGGTGGGACATCACCAGCACAGGGACGCCTGTAACAGGATTGGGTGATGATAATTTTGTGGGGCCGATCCAGGTTGGTTTTCAGTTTCAATATTACTGGTACACGGAAAGTAAAGTGTGGGTGGGCTCAAATGGTTATATAGAATTTGGCCCGGGAAATCTCGCTGCTAATTTCGATCCTATTCCAACGCCGACAGGAGTGAATAATTACATTGGCGGAATGATCAACGACATGACTTTCCTGGGCGCAGGAAATCCGGGAAGAGTTTATTATAAAGCAACCGTCGATTCTTTCTGCGTTGAATTTTTTGATGTTCCAAACTGGGATCCCAATTCGCCGGGATACAATCTCACGAGCAATAATACATTCGAGATCATTCTCAGCAAAGCCGATTCTACCATCACTGTAAATTTCATGACAGATGTAGGAAGTTCGTACAGCAATTTCACCAGCGGAATTGAGAACAGCATCGGTAATTTCGGATTGCAGCCGCTTAACTGGCAACCACCGAATCCGAATTACACGATCAGGTATTATTATCCACCCACTGCGCTTTCCATTACCGACGGAGGTGTTGACTGGAACGATGCCGATGGCGACGGAGGAATTTTTCTTGCGAATAACGGTTCGCCTTATTCTATGTTTACGCAGATCGCAAATCACGGCAACCAGAGTTTAAGCCCGATGAACGTAAACGGAAAAATTAAAGTTCCACCGAGTAATATTTTTGTGAATACAAATACTACTTCACTTGCTCTCACTCCCGGCCAGGCGCAGATCATTAATTTCCCCGGTACATTTTCCCCTACTACTACAGGTACGCGCGAATTTGTAACAACGATCTCCGGTATTGCAGGCGACACCATCAATGTGAATGATTCCATTATACAGGAAGTTGTGGTGGTTGATACTACTCAGGTTTCTGTGCGATTGAATTACACCAACAACAATACAGATCCGATACAAGGTTCTATTTCCTGGGCAGGTGGCGCCGGCGGCGTTGGAGTTTATATCAAACCACCAACTTATCCTGCCAGAATTCTCAGTACACATTTTGTTTGTGCATTCGCTCCATTTTCAGGAACTGCTTTCTATGCAAAAATTTATGCCGATAACGGGCCGAACGGAAGTCCCGGAACTTTGCTCGACTCCGTTGCAGTGCAGGGTGTGAATGTTTCTGCTAATGCGGTGACGCTGGTTCCGGTTTCAAATTACATTGTTCTGCTGAGTGGTGGAATTTATGTGAACTGGGATATGGCAAATGCAAATTGTGCGATTGCACAGGATCTCACTCCGCCATTTTCGAGACAGACGTATGAAACTTTTCAGAATATCTGGTCCACGTACCGCGATTACCAGACTTCCGATTTTTTCATTGGCGCCGATTACCAGTGTTCTGTTCCTGAAGATGTGGGAGTTTCCAGTATTGTAAACCCGTTGAACAATGCAACTTTCAATCAGACGAACGTGAGTTGTTATATTAAAAATTATGGAACTGCTCCCGACAATTATAACATCCAGGTGAATTACAAACTGAATAACAATGTCAGTATTGTTTCACAACCTTATACCGGCGCTGTTATTTCTCCCGGCGATTCTGTTCTTTTCAATTTCACTACGCCACTTGTTGCACCTTATAGCGGAGGAGATATTCTTTATGTGTGGACTTCGAAAACTTCAGATGTAAATCACAGCAATGATACTGCACAGGTGAATGTAAATCTTGTAGGCGTGGAAGAACACGTGAAGTTGGAAGGGCTTTCCGTTTACCCGATCCCTGCGAATGAAAAAATAAATTTCCGTTTCGATGATGGAACAGATGGAGCTTCACTGATCACGATCACCGATATTGAAGGAAAAACTGTTTGCACAAAAGAAATTGTGCGTGAAATGCCCGGTGGAATTTACACGCTGGATGTTTCTGCACTGAAACCCGGAACTTATTTTTATTCCGTTCGTACCGCAGACACCAATGGCCGCGGTAAATTTATTCTTACACGGTAA
- a CDS encoding DUF433 domain-containing protein produces the protein MKNIKDFITIDPETMGGQPVFKGTRVPIETLFDHLEEGVSLDEFLADFDTVSKDQAIAVMEIASKLLSSSKISELYASVA, from the coding sequence ATGAAAAACATAAAAGATTTCATTACTATTGACCCGGAGACGATGGGAGGTCAACCTGTTTTTAAAGGTACTCGTGTCCCGATTGAAACACTTTTCGATCATCTTGAAGAGGGAGTTTCGCTTGATGAATTCCTCGCTGATTTTGATACGGTCTCAAAAGACCAGGCTATTGCGGTTATGGAAATCGCAAGTAAGTTACTTTCCTCTTCCAAAATCAGTGAACTATATGCTTCTGTTGCTTGA